Proteins encoded together in one uncultured Desulfobacter sp. window:
- a CDS encoding ABC transporter ATP-binding protein — translation MLIQIRGAGFSHTGTQVFAQVDLTVSKGESLCLLGPNGCGKTTLLDCLLGINALDTGSITINEKPITQMSAAQTARYLAYVPQRHSRSFSFTVMDILLMGRTPYTALFASPSTQDRKKAEALLDSLGLIHLRDRNYTRLSGGETQLVMILRALVQETPVIVMDEPTAHLDFKNELLVLETIVRMIRDRGLTLIMATHFPNHAFFLENAGLPVQVCFMHQGRIRTAGLPSQALTCENISQVFGVEAAVVSKQTQDNGWIKQIIPIKTMDNIP, via the coding sequence ATGCTGATCCAGATCCGGGGCGCCGGCTTTTCCCACACCGGCACCCAGGTGTTTGCCCAGGTTGACCTTACAGTATCAAAGGGAGAATCCCTGTGTCTTCTGGGGCCAAACGGCTGCGGAAAAACCACGCTGCTGGATTGTCTTCTCGGCATCAACGCCCTGGACACCGGCAGTATAACGATCAACGAAAAGCCCATCACACAAATGTCCGCAGCCCAGACCGCCAGGTATCTGGCCTATGTACCCCAGCGCCACAGCCGCTCTTTTTCCTTTACGGTTATGGATATTCTGCTCATGGGACGCACCCCCTATACCGCCCTTTTTGCCTCTCCATCAACCCAGGACCGCAAAAAGGCGGAAGCCTTGCTGGACAGTCTGGGCCTGATCCACCTCAGAGACAGGAATTATACCCGATTGTCCGGCGGGGAGACCCAACTGGTTATGATCCTGCGAGCCTTGGTCCAAGAAACCCCGGTTATCGTTATGGACGAACCCACAGCTCACCTAGACTTTAAAAACGAACTGCTGGTTCTTGAAACCATTGTCCGGATGATCCGTGACAGAGGGCTTACCCTGATCATGGCCACCCACTTTCCCAACCACGCCTTTTTCCTTGAAAATGCGGGGCTTCCCGTGCAGGTCTGTTTTATGCACCAGGGTCGAATCCGGACGGCAGGCCTGCCATCCCAGGCATTAACCTGCGAAAACATCAGCCAGGTGTTTGGGGTTGAGGCTGCCGTGGTCTCCAAACAAACCCAGGACAACGGCTGGATTAAACAGATTATCCCCATTAAAACCATGGACAACATCCCATGA
- a CDS encoding ABC transporter substrate-binding protein — protein MKKTSALILIILGLTCSGTASVQPVLTETDGQGHVLSLDRHPERIACLYAFTGHVTAMLGRGSDMVAIVKGLKKDKLLGKIVPHLSSLPVPSAGGVIHIESLIKTRPDIVFLKPETESIAQEVEKLKQFGLPYFSAAYSDMQSQMSVIEAMGRILNKEKKALDYTRYYRQAIARVKDKTDRIADADKLSVYHAINEPFRTDGPGTLEADWTGACNILNVSVGKGLIEKNRNKRFAGMEQILMWDPAMIIANEAQTAQKILSDPQWAPIKAVKKGRVFTIPVGISRWGHPGGLETPLAILWTAKTAYPDLFTDLDLKTEVRQFYQRFFDLGLDDPTIKRILSGQGMRTTHINNPGR, from the coding sequence ATGAAAAAAACATCAGCGCTTATTTTAATCATCCTGGGTCTGACCTGTTCCGGCACGGCATCAGTCCAACCTGTTTTAACCGAGACCGACGGTCAGGGCCATGTTCTCTCTCTGGACCGGCACCCTGAACGGATCGCCTGCCTTTATGCATTTACAGGGCATGTCACTGCCATGCTGGGCCGGGGCAGCGACATGGTAGCCATTGTAAAGGGACTGAAAAAAGATAAACTGCTTGGAAAAATCGTTCCACACCTGTCATCTCTTCCCGTGCCGTCTGCCGGGGGAGTCATCCACATTGAGTCCCTGATCAAAACCCGGCCTGATATTGTTTTTTTAAAGCCTGAAACCGAAAGCATTGCCCAGGAGGTTGAAAAACTCAAGCAGTTCGGCCTGCCCTATTTCTCAGCCGCCTATTCAGACATGCAAAGCCAGATGTCCGTGATTGAAGCCATGGGGCGAATCCTTAACAAAGAAAAAAAAGCATTGGACTATACCCGCTACTACAGGCAGGCCATTGCCCGGGTAAAAGATAAAACCGACAGGATCGCAGATGCGGATAAACTGTCGGTATACCATGCCATTAATGAACCTTTCAGGACCGACGGTCCAGGAACCCTTGAAGCGGACTGGACTGGGGCCTGCAACATTCTCAATGTATCGGTGGGCAAGGGTCTTATTGAAAAAAATAGAAACAAACGATTTGCCGGCATGGAGCAAATCCTCATGTGGGACCCTGCAATGATCATTGCCAACGAGGCCCAAACCGCCCAGAAAATTCTATCTGATCCCCAATGGGCCCCCATCAAGGCTGTGAAAAAAGGCCGGGTCTTCACCATCCCGGTGGGCATTTCCAGATGGGGTCATCCGGGCGGGCTTGAAACCCCTCTGGCGATTTTGTGGACCGCAAAAACCGCTTACCCTGACCTGTTTACCGATCTTGACCTGAAAACCGAAGTCCGGCAGTTTTACCAGCGCTTTTTTGACCTTGGTTTAGACGACCCGACCATTAAGCGTATCCTCTCAGGACAGGGCATGCGAACAACTCACATTAACAACCCCGGGCGTTAA
- a CDS encoding iron ABC transporter permease, with protein MPLAPGILILVSVLLGRYPIHIQEIALLIKALAGQGQVNEIHYSLIVHVRLPRAILAALVGGSLAVSGAAFQGLFKNPLVSSGMLGVSSGAGFGAALALILFGSGLPVYLFSFGFGLAAVGLSLVTGRFVADRQAVTLVLGGVIVGSIFSALVSFLKYVADPYDELPAIVFWLMGSLSRAQYPVIVAAGLPMLMGCTGLYLIRWRLNVLAMGDREARTLGLNLTWNRLFVIVCATLATASAVCVSGVIGWIGLVVPHMGRMVAGNNNNELIPAAFCLGACFLIVVDTVSRLISTSEMPLGILTALVGGPFFIYLLKQTKGRRW; from the coding sequence TTGCCCCTGGCCCCTGGGATCCTGATCCTGGTCTCGGTCCTCCTGGGCCGTTATCCTATCCATATCCAGGAAATCGCCTTACTGATCAAAGCCCTGGCCGGACAGGGTCAGGTCAACGAGATTCACTATTCCCTGATCGTCCATGTCCGGCTGCCCAGAGCCATTTTGGCGGCCCTGGTCGGGGGAAGTCTGGCTGTCAGCGGAGCAGCATTCCAGGGACTTTTCAAAAACCCCCTGGTCAGTTCCGGCATGCTGGGGGTCAGTTCCGGCGCAGGGTTTGGCGCAGCCCTGGCCCTGATCCTTTTTGGCTCAGGCCTGCCGGTCTATCTGTTCTCCTTTGGATTCGGCCTTGCCGCTGTGGGTTTAAGCCTTGTCACCGGCCGGTTTGTGGCTGACCGTCAGGCCGTGACGCTAGTGCTGGGCGGGGTGATTGTGGGCTCGATCTTTTCGGCGCTGGTATCCTTTTTAAAATATGTGGCAGATCCCTACGATGAACTGCCGGCCATTGTGTTCTGGCTGATGGGCAGCCTGTCCCGGGCCCAGTATCCTGTCATTGTTGCCGCCGGCCTGCCCATGCTGATGGGCTGTACCGGACTCTATCTGATCCGCTGGCGCCTCAACGTCCTGGCCATGGGGGACAGGGAGGCAAGGACCCTGGGACTCAACCTTACCTGGAACAGACTTTTTGTCATTGTCTGCGCAACCCTGGCAACGGCTTCAGCCGTTTGTGTCTCCGGCGTCATTGGCTGGATCGGCCTTGTGGTCCCCCACATGGGAAGGATGGTGGCAGGTAACAACAATAACGAACTGATCCCGGCCGCATTTTGCCTGGGCGCCTGTTTTCTCATCGTTGTGGATACGGTCAGCCGGCTGATCTCCACAAGCGAAATGCCGTTGGGAATTCTTACTGCCCTTGTGGGCGGCCCATTTTTTATCTACCTGCTCAAGCAGACCAAAGGAAGGCGATGGTAA
- a CDS encoding TonB-dependent receptor: protein MFKIIARIIAVLIVCSAMNVLAEDTLDQTPAYDLGEVVVTASESQGVESVGTLHEITAQQIELRHATTLDKAIELLPGLDVRRGAQGIPRVNIRGMRSRHVVLLLNGIPFNSTYDGQFDPSIISTENIARIKVSYGNHSVLYGQGGLGGVINIITKKGTKGITGGLSADIDERGNMTAKGDISGGNDRVDYFVSTSRQDSDGFILSNSFDDTSEEDGGIRENSDYFRENIFTNLGVTANDSFRFGIVAGVSKGEFGQPPSTINDKSDPYAKSPKYDRVEDYEGHFAQLSIGYDPGGLFSLRAWGYLNENDEQLVRYDNDEYSAITKSNNYDKTDETDVTGATVQGFFNFDTLGQLGVSLNAETNSYDSNGLYGNGNPIAISHDLSLYAAAMEYEATFFDRLGVVAGYSHHWQNKDQGNDDDQGAWLTGVSYDLAENTRLRASYARKIRFASIKNLYDADAGNEDLETETSDNYEIGVTQLLPYGIMADFALFQNNVKDYIQKVEQPSGDDLYENFDEYRFKGIELFLSKQFSKAGASLGYSYMDAENKSEGAAFEDLEYRPVHKFTLEGNYAFDFGLIAYASLMYLTDQVYDGDSDQGDLGDITLVDLKIEQRVYKEICSVYLGVNNLFDEDYEESYGFPQAGRTTYAGMKIRF from the coding sequence ATGTTCAAAATTATTGCAAGGATCATTGCAGTGCTGATCGTGTGTTCAGCGATGAATGTTCTGGCAGAAGACACCCTTGATCAGACTCCTGCATACGATCTGGGGGAGGTGGTAGTTACCGCTTCAGAAAGCCAGGGGGTAGAGTCTGTGGGGACCCTTCACGAAATTACCGCCCAGCAGATTGAACTTCGCCATGCCACCACTTTGGACAAAGCGATTGAATTGTTGCCCGGTCTGGATGTCAGGCGGGGAGCCCAGGGTATTCCCAGGGTCAACATCAGGGGGATGCGGTCCCGCCATGTGGTTCTGCTGCTTAACGGGATTCCCTTTAACTCCACCTATGACGGTCAGTTTGACCCCTCTATAATTTCAACGGAGAATATTGCAAGAATCAAAGTGTCCTATGGGAACCACTCGGTACTTTACGGTCAGGGTGGCCTTGGCGGGGTGATTAATATCATCACTAAAAAGGGGACCAAAGGGATTACTGGAGGCCTGTCAGCCGATATTGACGAGCGGGGAAATATGACAGCCAAAGGGGATATCTCAGGGGGAAATGACAGGGTAGATTATTTTGTTTCCACCAGCCGTCAGGATTCCGACGGCTTTATACTTTCTAACAGTTTTGATGACACCTCCGAAGAGGATGGTGGTATCCGGGAAAACAGCGACTATTTTCGGGAGAATATCTTTACCAACTTAGGGGTAACAGCTAACGATTCGTTCAGGTTCGGTATTGTGGCGGGCGTAAGCAAGGGAGAGTTCGGGCAGCCACCGTCAACCATCAATGACAAATCAGACCCCTATGCCAAAAGCCCAAAATACGATCGGGTAGAGGATTATGAAGGCCACTTTGCCCAGCTTTCTATTGGATATGATCCGGGCGGCCTTTTTAGCCTTCGAGCCTGGGGATATTTGAATGAGAACGATGAACAGTTGGTCCGTTATGACAATGATGAATACTCCGCTATCACCAAAAGTAATAATTACGATAAAACCGATGAAACTGATGTGACCGGCGCTACCGTCCAGGGATTTTTTAATTTTGACACCCTGGGCCAGTTGGGGGTGTCCTTGAACGCAGAGACCAATTCTTATGACTCCAACGGGCTTTATGGTAATGGTAATCCCATCGCTATTTCTCACGACCTGTCCTTGTATGCTGCGGCCATGGAATACGAGGCTACTTTCTTTGATCGCCTGGGTGTGGTGGCAGGTTACAGCCACCATTGGCAGAATAAAGACCAGGGCAATGATGATGACCAGGGGGCCTGGCTGACAGGGGTGAGTTACGATCTGGCCGAAAATACCCGGCTGAGAGCTTCCTATGCCAGAAAGATAAGGTTTGCCTCCATCAAGAACTTGTACGATGCCGATGCTGGAAACGAGGATCTGGAAACAGAGACCTCGGACAATTATGAGATCGGTGTCACCCAGTTGCTGCCTTACGGCATCATGGCAGATTTTGCTTTGTTTCAGAACAATGTAAAAGATTATATTCAAAAGGTTGAACAGCCCAGTGGCGACGACCTCTATGAGAATTTCGATGAATACCGGTTCAAAGGGATTGAGCTGTTTTTGTCCAAACAGTTTTCAAAGGCGGGTGCCAGCCTTGGGTACTCCTATATGGATGCCGAGAACAAGTCTGAAGGGGCCGCTTTTGAGGATTTGGAATACCGTCCGGTTCACAAGTTCACTCTGGAAGGGAACTATGCCTTTGATTTTGGACTGATCGCTTATGCCAGCCTTATGTATCTGACAGATCAGGTGTATGACGGGGATAGTGATCAGGGAGACTTAGGGGATATCACTCTGGTGGATTTGAAGATAGAGCAGCGGGTTTACAAAGAGATCTGCTCGGTTTATCTGGGTGTGAACAATCTTTTCGATGAAGATTACGAGGAAAGCTACGGCTTTCCCCAGGCCGGCAGGACGACCTATGCCGGGATGAAGATTCGGTTTTAA
- a CDS encoding helix-turn-helix transcriptional regulator, producing the protein MPHDLKFIGENIRSFRQSRDWTLAQLASKIGIQEGPLGRIERGGNLPSATVIYNLVITPVTP; encoded by the coding sequence ATGCCTCATGACTTAAAATTTATCGGGGAGAATATCCGTTCATTCCGGCAATCACGCGACTGGACCCTGGCGCAACTGGCCTCAAAAATAGGGATTCAGGAAGGACCGCTGGGCCGCATTGAGCGGGGCGGCAACCTGCCGTCGGCCACGGTTATCTATAATCTGGTGATCACACCGGTGACGCCGTGA